A single genomic interval of Arthrobacter sp. NicSoilB8 harbors:
- a CDS encoding ATP-dependent 6-phosphofructokinase yields the protein MKIGILTSGGDCPGLNAVIRGAVLKGIAIHGHEFVGFLDGWRGVVEGDIIEIPRTLVRGIAKQGGTILGTSRTNPFENGGGPGVIKAHMERLGIDAIIAIGGEGTLAAAKRLTDAGLKIVGVPKTVDNDLDATDYTFGFDTAVQIATEALDRLRTTGESHHRCMIVEVMGRHVGWIALHAGMAAGAHAILIPEQKVSIEQIAQWVKEAHTRGRAPLVVVAEGFVPDHMESPHSERGLDTFGRPRLGGIADQLAPELEARTGIETRATVLGHIQRGGVPSAFDRVLATRLGMAAVDSVVEGFWGTMVALKGTEIEQVGFKEALGQLKSVPQKRYDEAAVLFG from the coding sequence ATGAAAATTGGAATCCTCACCAGCGGTGGCGACTGCCCCGGTCTAAACGCCGTTATCCGCGGCGCCGTCTTGAAGGGCATTGCCATCCATGGTCACGAATTCGTGGGCTTCCTGGACGGCTGGCGCGGCGTGGTTGAGGGCGACATCATCGAGATTCCCCGCACTTTGGTCCGGGGCATCGCGAAGCAGGGCGGAACCATCCTTGGTACCTCCCGCACCAACCCGTTTGAGAACGGCGGCGGCCCCGGGGTCATCAAGGCGCACATGGAGCGATTGGGCATCGACGCGATCATCGCCATCGGCGGTGAGGGAACCCTGGCTGCGGCCAAGCGCCTGACCGACGCCGGGCTCAAGATCGTGGGCGTCCCCAAGACTGTAGACAACGACCTTGACGCCACGGACTACACCTTCGGTTTCGACACCGCCGTGCAGATCGCCACCGAGGCCCTCGACCGGCTGCGGACTACCGGAGAATCGCACCATCGGTGCATGATCGTGGAGGTGATGGGCCGTCACGTGGGCTGGATCGCGCTGCACGCCGGCATGGCAGCGGGCGCCCACGCCATCCTCATTCCGGAGCAGAAGGTCAGCATCGAGCAAATTGCCCAGTGGGTGAAGGAAGCCCACACTCGAGGCCGCGCACCACTGGTAGTGGTGGCCGAAGGGTTTGTCCCGGACCATATGGAATCCCCGCACTCCGAGCGCGGGCTGGATACCTTTGGGCGGCCCCGGCTCGGCGGGATCGCGGACCAGCTGGCCCCGGAACTGGAAGCCCGGACCGGCATTGAAACGCGCGCCACTGTTCTGGGCCATATCCAGCGCGGAGGCGTGCCGTCAGCCTTCGATCGTGTCTTGGCGACCCGCCTGGGCATGGCCGCCGTCGACTCTGTCGTGGAAGGCTTCTGGGGCACCATGGTTGCCCTGAAGGGCACGGAGATCGAGCAAGTGGGCTTCAAGGAGGCCCTGGGCCAGCTGAAGTCCGTTCCGCAAAAGCGTTACGACGAAGCCGCAGTCCTGTTCGGCTGA
- the rpe gene encoding ribulose-phosphate 3-epimerase, with the protein MFTSPLNCCINPSILSADFVNLEAELARISNADAVHVDVMDNHFVPNLTIGLPVVERLQKVSPVPLDAHLMISNVDRWAPQFADAGLDSVTFHVEASDAPIKLARELRARGAKAGMALRPATPVDPYLDMLPELDMLLIMTVEPGFGGQAFLDVMLPKIRRARAAVDGSGVNVAIQVDGGITEETIIRAAEAGANVFVAGSAVFGKPSPEEAIDSLRANGQLAFAPRPNTVVFQQA; encoded by the coding sequence ATGTTCACTTCACCCTTGAATTGCTGCATCAACCCCAGCATCCTCTCGGCCGACTTCGTCAACCTCGAGGCCGAGCTGGCCCGCATCAGCAACGCCGACGCCGTGCACGTGGATGTCATGGACAACCACTTCGTGCCGAACCTGACCATCGGCCTGCCCGTCGTGGAACGGCTGCAAAAGGTCAGCCCTGTGCCGTTGGACGCTCACCTGATGATCTCCAATGTGGACCGCTGGGCGCCGCAGTTCGCCGACGCAGGCCTGGACTCGGTGACGTTCCACGTCGAGGCGTCCGACGCCCCCATCAAACTCGCCCGCGAACTTCGCGCACGCGGTGCCAAGGCAGGCATGGCGCTGCGCCCGGCCACCCCTGTGGATCCCTACCTGGACATGCTCCCGGAACTGGACATGCTGTTGATCATGACGGTGGAGCCGGGTTTTGGCGGCCAGGCATTCCTGGACGTCATGCTGCCCAAGATCCGCCGTGCCCGCGCGGCGGTGGACGGTTCGGGCGTGAACGTGGCCATCCAGGTCGACGGCGGCATCACCGAGGAAACCATCATCCGCGCCGCTGAGGCCGGTGCCAACGTCTTCGTGGCCGGATCGGCCGTATTCGGCAAGCCGTCGCCTGAGGAGGCAATCGACTCGCTGCGCGCCAACGGCCAACTCGCTTTCGCCCCGCGCCCCAACACCGTCGTATTCCAACAAGCCTGA
- a CDS encoding copper resistance CopC family protein: MKTPPRHRSGYRAGRFLPTLATAAFLMVPAAAAQAHDALETTDPANGSVVGTVPAKIGLTFSHTPIAIGSVVRVQDATGTDQADGSVAILDNHVSQAVKAGAPEGDYTVVWRVVSSDGHPIDGTFTFTAGAANTAAPATPSSSPGPAPADTSGAVPAGLITAGTVSLVLVIAFVALSVIIKRRLRGP; encoded by the coding sequence GTGAAAACCCCACCCCGTCACCGTTCCGGATACCGGGCCGGCCGTTTCCTGCCGACCCTGGCGACGGCAGCATTCCTGATGGTTCCCGCCGCCGCGGCGCAGGCCCACGATGCCCTCGAGACGACCGACCCGGCCAACGGATCGGTTGTCGGCACCGTTCCGGCCAAGATCGGCCTGACCTTCAGCCACACCCCGATCGCGATCGGTTCCGTGGTCCGCGTCCAGGACGCCACCGGCACCGACCAGGCCGACGGGTCCGTAGCTATCCTCGACAACCACGTCAGCCAGGCGGTCAAGGCCGGCGCGCCGGAAGGCGACTACACGGTGGTCTGGCGGGTGGTGTCCTCCGACGGGCATCCCATCGACGGAACTTTCACCTTCACCGCCGGTGCCGCCAACACGGCCGCCCCCGCAACGCCGTCGTCGTCCCCCGGCCCGGCTCCGGCAGACACCAGCGGTGCCGTCCCGGCGGGACTGATCACAGCCGGAACCGTCTCTCTCGTCCTGGTGATTGCGTTCGTCGCGCTGTCCGTCATCATCAAACGCCGGCTCCGCGGCCCGTAA
- the fbaA gene encoding class II fructose-bisphosphate aldolase: MPIATPEIYSEMIDRAKTGGFAFPAVNVTSSQTLNAALRGFAEAESDGIVQVSTGGAAYWSGASTKDMVAGSLGFAAFAREVARNYGVNIALHTDHCPKDKLDGFVLPLLAASEAEVKAGRNPLFNSHMWDGSAETLQENLRIARELLERTAAAKMILEVEIGTVGGEEDGVENAINDKLYTTVEDALATIDALGSGENGRYITALTFGNVHGVYKPGGVKLRPEILKDIQEQVGAKIGKATPFDLVFHGGSGSSEKEIADAVSYGVIKMNIDTDTQYAYTRPVVDHMFRNYDGVLKVDGEVGNKKLYDPRVWGASAEAGLAARVVEAAQQLGSVGKTF, from the coding sequence ATGCCCATTGCAACCCCAGAGATCTACTCCGAGATGATCGACCGCGCAAAGACGGGCGGCTTCGCGTTCCCGGCCGTCAACGTCACGTCCTCCCAGACCCTCAACGCTGCCCTGCGCGGTTTCGCCGAGGCCGAGTCCGACGGCATCGTCCAGGTCTCCACCGGCGGTGCGGCCTACTGGTCCGGCGCCTCGACCAAGGACATGGTTGCCGGTTCCTTGGGCTTCGCCGCGTTCGCCCGCGAGGTCGCCAGGAACTACGGCGTGAACATCGCCCTGCACACGGACCACTGCCCCAAGGACAAGCTGGACGGCTTCGTGCTGCCGCTGCTCGCCGCGTCCGAGGCCGAGGTCAAGGCCGGCCGCAACCCGCTCTTCAACTCGCACATGTGGGACGGCTCCGCCGAGACCCTGCAGGAAAACCTGCGGATCGCCCGGGAACTGCTCGAGCGCACCGCGGCCGCCAAGATGATCCTCGAGGTTGAGATCGGCACGGTCGGCGGCGAGGAAGACGGCGTCGAGAACGCCATCAACGACAAGCTGTACACCACGGTCGAGGACGCCCTGGCCACCATCGACGCGCTTGGTTCCGGCGAGAACGGCCGCTACATCACGGCGCTGACCTTCGGCAACGTGCACGGCGTGTACAAGCCGGGCGGGGTCAAGCTGCGCCCGGAGATCCTCAAGGACATCCAGGAGCAGGTCGGCGCCAAGATCGGCAAGGCCACCCCGTTCGACCTCGTCTTCCACGGCGGCTCCGGCTCCTCGGAGAAGGAAATCGCCGACGCGGTCTCCTACGGCGTGATCAAGATGAACATCGACACCGACACCCAGTACGCCTACACCCGCCCGGTGGTGGACCACATGTTCCGCAACTACGACGGCGTCCTGAAGGTCGACGGCGAGGTCGGCAACAAGAAGCTCTACGATCCCCGCGTCTGGGGCGCCTCCGCCGAGGCCGGCCTCGCGGCCCGTGTGGTCGAAGCCGCGCAGCAGCTCGGCTCTGTCGGCAAGACCTTCTAG
- the tkt gene encoding transketolase, with the protein MTAPDTETSATLHWTLEDERAVDTARILAADAVEKVGNGHPGTAMSLAPAAYLLFQKLMRHDPRDPDWLGRDRFILSPGHSSLTLYIQLFLSGYGLELDDLKALRTWDSLTPGHPEYKHTAGVEITTGPLGQGLASSVGFAYSQRRMRGLFDADAAEGTSPFDHTIWVIASDGDIQEGVTSEASSLAGHQELGNLVVVYDENHISIEDDTDISFTEDVLKRYEAYGWHTQRVDWTETGDYVEDVQELYSALLAAKAETSKPSIISLRTIIGYPAPKKQNTGKIHGSALGADEVAGLKEVLGFDPAKSFEVDQDVLAHARAVVNRGAAARSEWDASFEAWQSANPEGAALLERIEAKKLPAGLDETLPVFEAGKDVSTRAASGKVLNAIGPVMPELWGGSADLAESNNTTIEGSPSFIPVSRSTDAWKGNPNGRVLHFGIREHAAASIVNGISLHGRTRAFSGTFLIFSDYQRPAIRLSALMGVPSIYVWSHDSIGLGEDGPTHQPVEQLSTLRAIPGLDVVRPGDANEVGIAWKTMLENHENPAGIVLTRQNVPTFARGNGAAQGDTFASPAGVAKGGYVLAEAAKDGTTVPADVLLIATGSEVQLAVRARETLQAEGIAARVISMPCVEWFNKQDAAYRESVLPSAVKARVSVEAGLALGWKEFVGDAGRSISLEHYGASADYKRLFQEFGITAEAVTAAAKDSLTAARN; encoded by the coding sequence GTGACGGCCCCCGACACTGAAACTTCAGCAACACTCCACTGGACGCTCGAGGACGAGCGCGCCGTGGACACCGCCCGCATTTTGGCCGCAGACGCCGTGGAGAAGGTCGGCAACGGCCACCCCGGCACCGCGATGAGCCTGGCTCCGGCGGCGTACCTTCTCTTCCAGAAGCTCATGCGCCACGATCCCCGCGACCCGGACTGGCTGGGACGTGACCGGTTCATCCTGTCACCGGGCCACTCCTCCCTGACCCTCTACATCCAGCTGTTCCTCTCCGGCTACGGCCTGGAACTGGACGACCTCAAGGCGCTCCGAACCTGGGATTCTCTGACTCCCGGCCACCCGGAATACAAGCACACCGCCGGCGTCGAGATCACCACCGGCCCGCTGGGCCAGGGCCTGGCCTCCTCGGTGGGCTTCGCCTACTCCCAGCGCCGGATGCGCGGCCTGTTCGACGCGGACGCTGCCGAGGGCACGTCCCCGTTTGACCACACCATCTGGGTCATCGCGTCCGACGGCGACATCCAGGAGGGCGTGACCTCTGAGGCCTCCTCGCTGGCCGGGCACCAGGAACTGGGCAACCTCGTGGTGGTCTACGACGAGAACCACATCTCCATCGAGGACGACACCGACATCTCCTTCACCGAGGATGTCCTGAAGCGTTACGAGGCCTACGGCTGGCACACCCAGCGCGTGGACTGGACCGAGACGGGCGATTACGTCGAAGACGTCCAAGAGCTCTACTCGGCCCTGCTCGCCGCGAAGGCCGAGACCTCCAAGCCGTCCATCATTTCGCTGCGCACCATCATCGGGTACCCGGCCCCGAAGAAGCAGAACACCGGCAAGATCCACGGCTCAGCCCTGGGCGCCGACGAAGTGGCAGGCCTCAAGGAGGTCCTCGGCTTCGATCCGGCCAAGTCCTTCGAGGTGGATCAGGACGTCCTTGCCCACGCCCGAGCCGTGGTCAACCGGGGCGCCGCCGCCCGCAGCGAATGGGATGCCTCGTTCGAGGCGTGGCAGTCGGCCAACCCTGAGGGCGCTGCCCTGTTGGAGCGGATCGAAGCCAAGAAGCTTCCCGCCGGACTCGACGAAACCCTGCCGGTCTTCGAAGCCGGAAAAGATGTCTCCACCCGCGCAGCGTCCGGCAAGGTCCTGAACGCTATCGGTCCGGTCATGCCGGAGCTGTGGGGCGGTTCGGCCGACCTCGCGGAGTCCAACAACACCACCATCGAAGGCTCGCCGTCGTTCATCCCGGTCTCCCGCTCCACGGATGCGTGGAAGGGCAACCCCAACGGCCGGGTCCTGCACTTCGGCATCCGCGAACACGCCGCGGCGTCGATCGTGAACGGCATCTCGCTGCACGGCCGGACCCGCGCGTTCTCGGGCACTTTCCTGATCTTCAGTGACTACCAGCGCCCGGCCATCCGCCTCTCCGCCCTGATGGGTGTTCCGTCCATCTACGTGTGGTCCCACGACTCCATCGGCCTTGGCGAGGACGGCCCCACCCACCAGCCGGTGGAGCAGCTCTCCACCCTGCGCGCCATTCCGGGCCTGGACGTGGTCCGCCCCGGCGACGCAAACGAGGTGGGCATCGCGTGGAAGACCATGCTGGAGAACCATGAGAACCCGGCAGGCATCGTCCTGACCCGCCAGAACGTCCCCACCTTCGCCCGCGGTAACGGCGCAGCACAGGGTGACACGTTCGCTTCCCCGGCGGGTGTGGCCAAGGGCGGCTACGTGCTGGCCGAAGCAGCCAAGGACGGCACAACCGTTCCGGCCGACGTGCTGCTGATCGCTACCGGCTCCGAGGTCCAGCTGGCCGTTCGGGCCCGCGAGACCCTCCAGGCTGAAGGTATCGCCGCCCGTGTCATCTCCATGCCGTGCGTCGAGTGGTTCAACAAGCAGGACGCGGCCTACCGCGAGTCCGTGCTGCCCTCTGCCGTCAAGGCCCGCGTCTCCGTGGAAGCCGGCCTGGCCTTGGGCTGGAAGGAATTCGTCGGCGACGCCGGCCGTTCCATCAGCCTCGAGCATTACGGCGCTTCGGCAGACTACAAGCGCCTGTTCCAGGAGTTCGGCATCACCGCGGAGGCTGTCACCGCTGCCGCCAAGGACTCCCTGACCGCTGCCCGCAACTGA
- a CDS encoding YcnI family protein, with amino-acid sequence MKTSIRRTLKTVTAATATVGLIALGATAASAHVKVDPDDTGANGYSHLTFNVPNESPTAKTSKLEVTLPTGTPFTAVSVKPVEGWTAQVITSKLPTPVTVSGTTVTKAPSSVVWTADEAHQIGQDQYQSFSLSVGKLPAAGTAVTLPAAQTYTDGTVVNWDGQAAEGQPEPKHPAPSFTTTAEDGTGATATASPVAAAPASQTSDVSGNAASVWGTVLSGAGFVLGAAALGLVLAGRRARAAK; translated from the coding sequence ATGAAAACCTCTATCCGCCGTACCCTCAAGACCGTCACCGCTGCGACCGCGACGGTGGGGCTGATCGCCTTGGGCGCCACCGCAGCCTCCGCCCACGTCAAGGTCGACCCCGACGACACTGGCGCGAACGGCTACTCGCACCTGACCTTCAACGTCCCGAACGAATCCCCGACCGCGAAGACCAGCAAACTCGAAGTCACGCTGCCCACCGGGACCCCGTTCACTGCCGTCTCGGTCAAGCCCGTCGAGGGCTGGACTGCGCAGGTCATCACCAGCAAGCTGCCCACGCCGGTGACCGTGTCCGGCACCACCGTCACCAAGGCACCGAGCTCCGTGGTCTGGACCGCGGATGAGGCGCACCAGATCGGGCAGGACCAATACCAGTCGTTCTCGCTGTCCGTGGGCAAACTCCCCGCCGCCGGGACCGCCGTGACCTTGCCGGCGGCGCAGACCTACACCGACGGGACCGTCGTCAACTGGGACGGACAAGCCGCTGAGGGCCAGCCCGAGCCCAAGCACCCGGCCCCGTCCTTCACCACGACCGCCGAAGACGGAACCGGCGCCACAGCCACCGCGTCCCCGGTGGCCGCGGCCCCCGCGAGCCAGACTTCCGACGTCTCCGGCAACGCGGCATCCGTGTGGGGCACAGTCCTGAGCGGCGCCGGATTCGTCCTCGGTGCAGCGGCCCTGGGCCTTGTCCTAGCCGGCCGCCGCGCCCGCGCCGCCAAGTAA
- the tal gene encoding transaldolase: protein MTNATPTAQLSDAGVSIWLDDLSRERLASGSLQKLIDEKNVVGVTTNPSIFQAAITSSSDYDAKIAELAAQGAGVEETIFEITTTDVADACDLFAPIAAATNGVDGRVSIEVDPRLAWDTAGTIAEAKNLYKKVDKDNVHIKIPATREGLGAITAVLGEGISVNVTLIFSLERYRAVINAFQSGLELAKENGHDLARIHSVASFFVSRVDSEIDKRLDAIGTDAAKALKGKAGVANARLAYQVYEELFSTERWAVLAEAGALPQRPLWASTGVKDPAYPDTLYVTGLAAAGVVNTMPEKTLDATFDHGVVTGDTITGSYAEANTVLTALENLGISYNNVVALLESEGLDKFVASWKELLADVNEALTTARKAA, encoded by the coding sequence ATGACCAACGCAACCCCCACCGCCCAGCTGTCCGACGCCGGTGTGTCCATCTGGCTCGATGACCTCTCGCGCGAGCGTCTCGCCAGCGGCAGCCTGCAGAAGCTCATCGACGAAAAGAACGTGGTGGGTGTGACCACCAACCCGTCCATCTTCCAGGCTGCGATCACTTCCAGTTCGGACTACGACGCAAAGATCGCCGAACTTGCCGCGCAGGGCGCCGGCGTCGAGGAGACGATCTTCGAGATCACCACCACCGACGTTGCCGACGCCTGTGACCTGTTCGCCCCCATCGCCGCGGCCACCAACGGCGTCGACGGCCGTGTCTCCATCGAAGTCGACCCGCGCCTGGCCTGGGACACCGCCGGCACCATCGCCGAAGCCAAGAACCTCTATAAGAAGGTAGACAAGGACAACGTCCACATCAAGATCCCGGCAACCCGTGAAGGCCTCGGGGCCATCACGGCAGTCCTGGGCGAAGGCATCAGCGTCAACGTGACCCTGATTTTCTCTCTGGAACGCTACCGGGCAGTTATCAACGCTTTCCAGTCCGGCCTGGAACTTGCCAAGGAAAACGGTCACGACCTCGCCAGGATCCACTCGGTGGCCTCGTTCTTCGTCTCCCGCGTGGACTCCGAGATCGACAAGCGCCTCGACGCGATCGGCACCGACGCAGCCAAGGCCCTCAAGGGCAAGGCGGGCGTTGCCAACGCCCGCCTTGCCTACCAGGTCTACGAGGAACTCTTCTCCACCGAACGCTGGGCCGTCCTGGCCGAAGCCGGCGCCCTCCCGCAGCGCCCCCTGTGGGCCTCCACCGGCGTGAAGGACCCGGCCTACCCGGACACCCTCTACGTCACCGGGCTCGCCGCCGCCGGCGTCGTCAACACCATGCCCGAGAAAACCCTCGACGCCACCTTCGACCACGGCGTCGTCACCGGCGATACCATCACCGGCAGCTACGCCGAAGCGAATACCGTCCTCACCGCCCTCGAAAACCTCGGCATCTCCTACAACAATGTCGTCGCACTGCTCGAGTCCGAGGGCCTGGACAAATTCGTGGCCAGCTGGAAAGAACTCCTGGCCGACGTCAACGAGGCTCTCACCACCGCACGAAAAGCCGCCTGA
- a CDS encoding cupin domain-containing protein, whose translation MSKTFQPAELFAGELDESLLGPPLAEVLGDEIPTRISIPFTSDDSRILSGVWEAEPGLSRWEFLERGEVIHVLEGRMVVTEDGGEPVTLEAGTAGFFPIGWRGTWEIQERIRKFFVIFTP comes from the coding sequence ATGAGCAAAACCTTCCAGCCCGCAGAGCTCTTCGCGGGAGAGCTAGACGAATCCCTGCTCGGCCCTCCCCTGGCCGAGGTGCTAGGCGACGAGATTCCAACGAGAATTTCCATCCCCTTCACCAGCGACGACTCCCGCATCCTCTCTGGAGTCTGGGAGGCCGAACCCGGCCTCTCGCGGTGGGAGTTTCTGGAGCGCGGTGAGGTGATTCACGTCCTTGAAGGGCGCATGGTGGTCACTGAGGACGGCGGTGAACCGGTCACACTGGAGGCCGGAACCGCCGGCTTCTTTCCCATCGGGTGGCGAGGGACCTGGGAGATCCAGGAACGGATCAGAAAATTCTTTGTGATCTTCACGCCCTGA
- a CDS encoding response regulator transcription factor family protein encodes MPLPDLPWPLLQGVATLADAPLAQIADRLRDATLPYMGSSALVIFTEDCTGRPQKKSGDEDIISRVSITELDTLRSALKDEAPWFGEAELAGQTRPVLAMKHASSNALLVLTDPPADPGRDARLELVTYLWHLTARRIREKVADAPPSYLLESRAASAERLRVTAELTDLHSTTLETLLAALRSTSLDDAAARSTVTDLAAKALIGLRTHSDRTTDLVKEPVAKAFERLREDLRPLTRYSGIEIEFIEPPLNGRALPGEVAHAARAIVRGLVLAMTEQPDVSRVRTQWDCDGENLLINVRDDGRGALKADAPSIARLDRRVQALTGQLRIDVMPGWGADVFVTLPLDLQTRPTGDVAGWDLAARELEVLQHLVAGHRNRTIASTLGISENTVKFHVRNLFRKLDVGSRTEAIALAHSHGLR; translated from the coding sequence ATGCCGCTTCCAGATCTGCCGTGGCCGCTTTTGCAGGGCGTGGCAACTTTGGCCGACGCCCCCTTGGCCCAGATAGCGGACCGCCTGCGTGATGCCACGCTCCCCTACATGGGAAGCAGCGCTCTGGTTATCTTCACGGAAGACTGCACAGGCCGGCCGCAGAAGAAGTCGGGCGACGAAGACATCATCTCCCGAGTCTCCATCACCGAACTGGACACGCTTCGCAGCGCCCTTAAGGATGAGGCGCCCTGGTTCGGGGAGGCCGAGCTCGCCGGCCAGACCCGCCCCGTACTTGCCATGAAACACGCTTCCAGCAACGCCCTCCTCGTCCTCACCGATCCCCCTGCAGATCCGGGACGCGACGCCCGGCTGGAGCTGGTGACGTATCTATGGCACCTTACTGCGCGGCGGATCCGGGAGAAGGTGGCGGATGCACCGCCGTCGTACCTGCTTGAATCGCGGGCGGCATCCGCTGAACGCCTCCGCGTGACGGCGGAATTGACCGATCTGCACTCCACCACCTTGGAGACCCTCCTGGCAGCCCTGCGTTCAACCTCCTTGGACGATGCGGCAGCCCGCTCAACCGTCACTGACCTCGCCGCCAAGGCATTGATCGGGCTCCGGACCCACAGCGACCGCACAACAGACCTGGTAAAAGAGCCCGTCGCCAAGGCCTTCGAACGCCTGCGGGAGGACCTGCGGCCGCTCACCCGCTACAGCGGCATCGAGATCGAATTTATCGAGCCGCCGCTGAACGGAAGGGCCCTGCCCGGCGAAGTTGCCCACGCGGCACGGGCCATCGTCCGCGGACTTGTGCTGGCCATGACGGAGCAACCGGATGTCAGCAGGGTACGGACGCAGTGGGACTGCGACGGCGAAAACCTGCTGATCAACGTCCGCGACGACGGCCGGGGTGCACTCAAAGCCGACGCGCCGAGCATCGCCCGCCTGGACCGCCGGGTCCAGGCGCTCACCGGCCAGCTGCGGATCGACGTTATGCCAGGCTGGGGTGCGGACGTTTTTGTTACCCTCCCCCTGGACCTGCAAACGCGCCCGACCGGGGATGTGGCCGGATGGGACCTTGCCGCCCGGGAACTCGAGGTGCTCCAGCACCTTGTTGCCGGGCACCGCAACCGGACCATCGCCTCAACGCTGGGCATTAGCGAGAATACGGTCAAGTTCCACGTGCGGAACCTGTTCAGGAAGCTCGACGTCGGCTCACGCACCGAGGCCATCGCTCTGGCACACAGCCATGGGCTCCGGTGA
- a CDS encoding Gfo/Idh/MocA family oxidoreductase, with product MSEKLRWGVLGTARIVRKTIPALQETKNGEVTGIASRTEERAKEYADRHGVPQAFGSYEALLASPDIDAVYIALPNALHLEWILKSLDAGKHVLCEKPLAMSAAECEEITRKAEETGLKVLEGFMYRFHPRFEKLQELLAAHAVGKLTFVHVGHSFDAGGDDNIRWYAGLGGGALFDTGCYCVNMSRMVTAQEPARAAAFGNYREANDGGRIDTSVAGMLRFPGGATALFDTGVNLERRNFVELTGTEGRLYLDNPFGLLAEDSVLEEHHFGQDTIYHEVKGENHFVLMGEHFADSVLNGTPLRYDLTDAANNARVLEALDRAARKQEGRV from the coding sequence GTGAGCGAGAAATTGCGTTGGGGCGTCCTGGGCACCGCCCGGATCGTCCGCAAGACGATTCCGGCGTTGCAGGAAACGAAAAATGGGGAGGTCACAGGTATTGCGTCCCGCACCGAGGAAAGGGCCAAGGAGTACGCCGACCGGCACGGCGTACCACAGGCGTTTGGCTCTTATGAGGCGCTGCTCGCTTCCCCGGACATCGACGCCGTCTACATTGCGCTGCCGAATGCCCTGCACCTCGAATGGATTCTTAAATCCTTGGACGCAGGAAAACACGTCCTCTGTGAAAAACCCTTGGCGATGAGCGCCGCCGAGTGCGAGGAGATTACGCGCAAGGCCGAGGAGACCGGGCTCAAAGTCTTAGAAGGCTTTATGTACCGTTTTCACCCGCGTTTCGAGAAGCTGCAAGAACTACTCGCGGCCCATGCGGTGGGCAAATTGACTTTTGTCCACGTCGGTCACTCCTTCGATGCGGGCGGGGACGACAACATCCGCTGGTATGCCGGGCTCGGTGGCGGCGCACTTTTCGATACGGGGTGCTACTGCGTCAACATGAGCCGGATGGTCACGGCCCAGGAGCCGGCTCGAGCCGCCGCCTTTGGCAACTACCGCGAAGCCAACGACGGAGGACGAATCGACACCAGCGTTGCAGGCATGCTCCGCTTTCCCGGCGGCGCAACCGCGCTTTTTGATACCGGAGTGAACCTCGAGCGCCGCAACTTCGTGGAACTCACGGGCACCGAGGGACGGCTCTACCTCGACAATCCTTTTGGGCTCCTGGCGGAGGATTCGGTCCTGGAGGAGCATCACTTCGGGCAGGACACGATCTATCACGAGGTCAAGGGCGAAAACCACTTCGTACTGATGGGCGAACACTTCGCCGACAGCGTCCTAAACGGAACGCCGCTCCGCTACGATCTCACGGACGCGGCAAACAACGCGCGGGTGTTGGAAGCTCTCGACAGGGCAGCACGGAAACAAGAGGGGCGCGTCTGA
- a CDS encoding ribose-5-phosphate isomerase: MRVHIATDHAGMELSSHLITALSASGYEMVDHGPAAYDAEDDYPAFCIKAAHAVVADQAAGVDALGIVLGGSGNGEQIAANKVKGVRAALAWNLDTAKLAREHNNANVVAVGGRQHTVQEATELIEAFLAEPFSNAERHERRIGKIATYETTGEVAE, encoded by the coding sequence ATGCGCGTTCACATCGCAACCGACCACGCCGGCATGGAGCTCAGCTCCCACCTCATCACCGCCCTGTCAGCAAGCGGCTACGAGATGGTGGACCACGGGCCTGCGGCCTACGACGCCGAGGACGACTACCCGGCCTTCTGCATCAAGGCCGCCCACGCCGTCGTGGCCGACCAGGCCGCCGGCGTGGACGCCCTCGGGATAGTGCTGGGTGGGTCCGGCAACGGCGAGCAGATCGCCGCGAACAAGGTCAAGGGCGTGCGTGCGGCCCTGGCATGGAACCTCGACACCGCCAAACTGGCCCGCGAACACAACAACGCCAACGTCGTGGCAGTCGGTGGCCGCCAGCACACTGTTCAGGAAGCCACGGAACTGATCGAAGCCTTCCTGGCCGAACCGTTCAGCAACGCCGAGCGCCACGAACGCCGCATCGGCAAGATCGCCACCTATGAAACCACCGGCGAGGTTGCCGAGTAG